The Streptomyces kanamyceticus genome window below encodes:
- a CDS encoding alpha/beta fold hydrolase yields MTFVRVGGVPHHVEVTGSGPVCVLSAGLGLSWFDWDRVVPLLAPSRTVVRFDRPGLGLSGHARVAPTARGEAERIRAVLDAVGLGGRRVTVAGHSLAGFHAEAFARLYPERTAGLVLVDSSVEEHPRVRLPRAPRVACTRACATVLCAAGVPRAVGPLLRRLLAPHPQAWVYGTSRVWQAALMEYATYGDVAIELSALRSEFPLADLPVTVLAAHAGGSRRWLTRQHHLATSLAAPFHVAEPSGHLVMRDRPADVAEAILTTGPR; encoded by the coding sequence GTGACCTTCGTACGCGTCGGGGGAGTGCCGCACCACGTCGAGGTGACCGGCAGCGGGCCCGTCTGCGTGCTGAGCGCCGGGCTCGGGCTCAGCTGGTTCGACTGGGACCGCGTGGTGCCGCTGCTCGCGCCGTCCCGCACCGTCGTCCGCTTCGACCGCCCCGGGCTCGGCCTGAGCGGGCACGCGCGCGTGGCGCCCACCGCGCGCGGCGAGGCCGAGCGGATCCGTGCCGTCCTCGACGCGGTGGGGCTCGGCGGGCGGCGGGTCACGGTGGCGGGCCACTCGCTCGCCGGATTCCACGCCGAGGCGTTCGCGCGCCTGTACCCGGAGCGGACTGCGGGCCTCGTCCTGGTGGACTCCAGCGTGGAGGAACACCCGCGCGTCCGGTTGCCGCGTGCCCCACGGGTGGCCTGCACGCGCGCGTGCGCGACGGTGCTGTGCGCGGCCGGGGTGCCGAGGGCGGTGGGCCCCCTGCTGCGGCGCCTGCTGGCACCTCACCCCCAGGCCTGGGTCTACGGAACCAGCCGTGTGTGGCAGGCGGCACTCATGGAGTACGCGACGTACGGCGACGTGGCGATCGAACTCTCCGCCCTGCGCAGCGAGTTCCCCCTGGCCGACCTGCCGGTGACGGTCCTGGCCGCCCACGCGGGCGGCTCCCGTCGCTGGCTGACCCGCCAGCACCACCTGGCCACGAGCCTCGCGGCACCGTTCCATGTCGCGGAGCCGTCGGGTCACCTGGTCATGCGGGACCGCCCCGCGGACGTGGCGGAGGCGATCCTGACGACGGGCCCCCGTTAG
- a CDS encoding APC family permease produces MTSTDEPAQTGDGALAEPDPAAPRQLISWVTLALMTTASVASLRPSPSMAIYGLAAVFLYLLPAIVFLLPTALVGAELASGWSGGIYRWVSEALGKPLGFVAVWCQFAMTIAYYPSLLAYVASTFAYVVHPSLAENGPYVAIVIVVIYWTGVWITSRGTRTVAGLSSLGLVIGTLIPGVVLVVLGLVFLGQGNASAAPMSPDHWLPPWTGLASLVLIVNNFLSYAGMEMNGVHVSSLRHPRAEYPRSIFLATGLVLLIFILPALAISWVMPSEQLSLTAGLMQAFQAFFDHFHVGWLTKVVGIMLVMAALGGMLTWLAGPSKGLVTLARQEGYLPPFLQKFNKAGVPRNIMVAQGVVTTLIGVLYAFSDDVSSAYWMFSVITVQIYLIAYLLMFVSVVRLRKSQPHVARGFVVPAVTLVAGVGFVASVLALAIGFVPPDQFGKGPLWRYLLIVGGGLLALGVLAPAAFLKFRKPGWIHPDHRALDGTK; encoded by the coding sequence ATGACGAGTACGGACGAACCGGCACAGACCGGCGACGGTGCCCTGGCGGAGCCGGACCCCGCCGCGCCGCGGCAGTTGATCTCCTGGGTGACGCTCGCCCTCATGACCACCGCGTCCGTGGCCAGCCTGCGCCCCTCGCCGTCGATGGCCATCTACGGGCTCGCCGCGGTCTTCCTCTATCTGCTGCCCGCCATCGTCTTCCTGCTCCCCACCGCCCTGGTCGGCGCCGAACTGGCCTCCGGGTGGTCCGGCGGCATCTACCGGTGGGTGAGCGAGGCGCTCGGCAAGCCGCTCGGGTTCGTCGCCGTGTGGTGCCAGTTCGCCATGACCATCGCGTACTACCCGAGCCTGCTCGCCTACGTGGCCTCGACGTTCGCGTACGTCGTGCACCCGAGCCTCGCCGAGAACGGCCCCTACGTAGCGATCGTCATCGTCGTCATCTACTGGACGGGCGTGTGGATCACCTCGCGCGGCACCAGGACCGTCGCGGGGCTCTCCTCGCTCGGGCTCGTCATCGGCACGCTCATCCCCGGCGTCGTCCTCGTCGTGCTCGGCCTCGTCTTCCTGGGGCAGGGCAACGCGTCCGCCGCGCCCATGTCCCCGGACCACTGGCTGCCGCCGTGGACCGGGCTCGCCAGCCTGGTCCTCATCGTCAACAACTTCCTCTCCTACGCGGGCATGGAGATGAACGGCGTCCATGTGTCGTCCCTGCGCCACCCCCGCGCCGAGTACCCGCGCTCGATCTTCCTCGCCACCGGCCTCGTCCTGCTGATCTTCATCCTTCCGGCCCTGGCCATCAGCTGGGTCATGCCGTCGGAGCAGCTCAGCCTCACCGCGGGGCTGATGCAGGCGTTCCAGGCGTTCTTCGACCACTTCCACGTCGGCTGGCTGACGAAGGTCGTCGGCATCATGCTCGTCATGGCCGCGCTCGGCGGCATGCTCACCTGGCTCGCGGGGCCTTCCAAGGGGCTGGTGACGCTCGCCAGGCAGGAGGGCTATCTGCCGCCCTTCCTGCAGAAGTTCAACAAGGCGGGCGTGCCGCGGAACATCATGGTCGCGCAGGGCGTGGTGACCACCCTGATCGGCGTCCTCTACGCCTTCAGCGACGACGTCTCCAGTGCCTACTGGATGTTCTCCGTCATCACCGTGCAGATCTATCTGATCGCCTACTTGCTGATGTTCGTGTCCGTCGTGCGGCTGCGGAAGTCCCAGCCGCACGTGGCGCGCGGCTTCGTGGTGCCTGCCGTGACGCTCGTCGCGGGCGTCGGATTCGTCGCCTCGGTCCTCGCCCTCGCCATCGGCTTCGTGCCGCCCGACCAGTTCGGCAAGGGGCCGCTCTGGCGCTATCTGCTGATCGTCGGCGGCGGTCTGCTCGCGCTGGGCGTCCTGGCTCCCGCCGCGTTCCTCAAGTTCCGCAAACCCGGCTGGATCCACCCCGACCACAGGGCGCTCGATGGAACCAAATAG
- a CDS encoding DUF998 domain-containing protein, producing the protein MSSSTTTVTAEAMSPRKQPRTTRTSAVLVPLLLLIGALTYSTWLLEAFLPTGLSPLRSYVSELAGEDQPYGTFFRTADLLGGLFVLLGAVAALVWLERRVLTVAGWAGLVLFGAATVADSRLPLSCAPTADAGCAARERAGDIPWTHAAHAFSSSLAVAGALIGMVLLTVAARRGTAAWPLLARTGPVLVVIELAATGWTLASVAAFDAGHGTWGLGIAQRFQLLSIAVWIALLAWSVRRR; encoded by the coding sequence ATGTCATCATCCACGACGACCGTCACGGCAGAGGCCATGTCCCCACGGAAGCAGCCGCGCACCACCCGGACCTCCGCCGTGCTCGTCCCGCTCCTCCTGCTCATCGGCGCCCTCACGTACAGCACCTGGCTGCTGGAGGCGTTCCTGCCGACGGGCCTGTCGCCCCTGCGGTCGTACGTCAGCGAACTCGCCGGAGAGGACCAGCCGTACGGGACCTTCTTCCGCACGGCCGACCTGCTCGGGGGCCTCTTCGTCCTCCTGGGCGCGGTGGCCGCGCTGGTGTGGCTCGAACGCCGGGTCCTGACCGTGGCGGGCTGGGCCGGTCTCGTCCTGTTCGGCGCGGCCACGGTGGCCGACTCGCGGTTGCCGCTGAGCTGCGCGCCGACCGCCGACGCGGGCTGCGCGGCGCGGGAGCGTGCGGGTGACATCCCCTGGACGCACGCCGCGCACGCGTTCAGCAGCAGCCTGGCGGTCGCGGGGGCGCTGATCGGCATGGTGCTGCTCACGGTCGCCGCCCGGCGAGGCACGGCCGCCTGGCCCCTCCTCGCACGCACGGGACCCGTCCTCGTCGTCATCGAACTGGCCGCCACCGGCTGGACGCTGGCGTCCGTCGCCGCGTTCGACGCGGGGCACGGCACCTGGGGCCTCGGGATCGCCCAGCGCTTCCAGCTCCTGTCCATCGCGGTCTGGATCGCGCTCCTCGCCTGGTCGGTGCGGCGGCGGTGA
- a CDS encoding LacI family DNA-binding transcriptional regulator, translating into MGERVTIREVAARAGVSVATVSRVLAGNYPTSTASRAKVLRAVKDLDYVANAHARALAGAGRKTIAVLMFDVVGAFYAGVAQGVEMEAAQRGRLTLVSSTGSDPARELALVQMMREQAAEAVVLVGGVIEDDEYRQRMARYAEALAAAGSRLVLCGRPAPAPDVPALVVEYDNEAGAHAVTSHLLGAGHRRIALLGYQPGNTTGEDRVVGYLRALDDHGVSRDDALLHGVGFGQNNGYRAMRDLLEKAGGKPEFTAVFAGDDRAAAAAIIALREFGLRVPDDMSVVGYNDDPVAGDITPGLTTVHIPAEEMGRTAVRQALSGSPRAGQERHLLGTHIVIRDSVRPRPAGC; encoded by the coding sequence ATGGGCGAGCGGGTCACCATCCGCGAAGTGGCCGCGCGGGCGGGCGTCTCGGTAGCGACCGTCTCGCGGGTGCTCGCGGGCAACTACCCGACGTCGACGGCGTCGCGCGCCAAGGTGCTGCGGGCGGTCAAGGATCTGGACTACGTCGCCAACGCGCACGCGCGCGCGTTGGCCGGCGCGGGCCGCAAGACGATCGCCGTGCTCATGTTCGACGTGGTGGGCGCGTTCTACGCGGGGGTCGCGCAGGGCGTGGAGATGGAGGCCGCCCAGCGCGGCCGCCTCACCCTCGTCTCCTCCACGGGCAGCGATCCCGCCCGTGAGCTCGCCCTCGTCCAGATGATGCGCGAACAGGCCGCCGAGGCCGTGGTGCTTGTGGGCGGCGTCATCGAGGACGACGAGTACCGCCAGCGGATGGCGCGTTACGCCGAGGCGCTCGCGGCGGCGGGATCCCGGCTCGTGCTGTGCGGCAGGCCCGCGCCCGCGCCCGACGTGCCCGCGCTCGTCGTGGAGTACGACAACGAAGCGGGTGCCCACGCCGTCACCAGCCATCTCCTGGGCGCGGGACACCGGCGGATCGCGCTGCTCGGCTACCAGCCGGGGAACACCACCGGCGAGGACCGGGTCGTCGGCTACCTCCGCGCGCTCGACGACCACGGCGTATCGCGTGACGACGCCCTCCTCCACGGGGTCGGCTTCGGGCAGAACAACGGCTACCGGGCGATGCGGGACCTGCTCGAAAAGGCAGGAGGGAAGCCGGAGTTCACCGCCGTCTTCGCGGGCGACGACCGGGCCGCCGCGGCGGCGATCATCGCGCTGCGCGAGTTCGGGCTCCGGGTGCCCGATGACATGTCGGTGGTCGGCTACAACGACGACCCCGTCGCGGGCGACATCACGCCGGGGCTGACCACGGTGCACATCCCCGCCGAGGAAATGGGGCGCACGGCCGTACGCCAGGCACTGTCCGGGTCGCCCCGCGCGGGGCAGGAGCGGCATCTCCTGGGCACGCACATCGTCATCCGCGACAGCGTGCGGCCGCGCCCTGCGGGCTGCTGA